The Toxorhynchites rutilus septentrionalis strain SRP chromosome 1, ASM2978413v1, whole genome shotgun sequence genome contains the following window.
TACATTCACAAAGTGAAGAAATTAATAACCAAGTATGTAAGATGCTGAAAGAAAACATAATAGAACCATCAGTATCGCCATACAATAATCCTATTTTGTTAGTTCCTAAAAAGGCAGAAAACAGTACAAAGAAATGGCGTCTAGTTGTTGATTTTCGACAACTAAATAAGAAAATACTAGCAGATAAGTTTCCACTGCCGAGAATTGATACTATTCTTGATCAACTTGGTCGAGCAAAATTTTTTACAACACTTGACTTAATgtcaggttttcatcaaatacatttAGATGAAGATTCGAGAAAATACACTTCCTTTTCTACACAATCAGGACACTATCAATTTACTAGATTACCGTTTGGATTAAACATTAgtccaaatagctttcaaagaATGATGACGATCGCAATGGCAGGTTTAACACCTGAAATGGCTTTCGTCTATATAGATGATATTATCGTGGTAGGATGTTCGATCCGACACCACTTGACAAATTTAGCAACAGTTTTTGACAGATTAAGAAAGTACAATTTGAAATTAAACGCGAAAAAGTGTAAATTCTTTTCTCACCGAAGTAACGTATTTAGGTCACAAAATAACCGACAATGGTATTCTGCCTGACGACTCGAAATATGAATCTGTACTGAATTATCCGGTACCTAAAAATAACGATGATGTAAGACGATTTGTTGCTTTTTGCAACTACTATCGCAAGTTTGTGCCAAATTTTGCAATAATAGCACACCCATTAAACCAATTACTAAAGAAAAACGTTCAATTTATTTGGTCATTGCAGTGCCAACAAGCTTTTAAAACGCTTAAACAGTATCTGATGTCACCGACAACATTACAAtttccagatttttcaaaaaattctcacTACTGATGCATCCGATGTTGGATGTGGAGCAGTGTTATCTCAAAATATAAATGGCAATGATCTTCCAATAGCATTTGCTAGTAAAACTTTTACAAAAGGCGAAAAAAATAAAGCCGTTATTTTAAAAGAACTAACTGCCATTCATTGGGCAGTTAATCACTTCAAAGCGTATCTTTATggtagaaaatttttagtaAGAACAGACCACAGACCTCTAGTCTTTCTTTTTGGAATGAAAGATCCCACATCAAAATTAACTAGGATGAGGCTTGATCTATCAGATTACGACTTTACAATAGAATATATAAAAGGAAAATCTAATGTTTGTGCTGATGCGTTATCACGGATTGTAACCTCTTCGGATGAGTTAAAACAACTCTCTGTACTCAAGGTTAATACAAGAGCAAAGACGAGGAAAAATAAACAAGATATTACTAagaaaaaaagtgttaataCTAGCGAGATTGATCACCTTGCTATGTATGACATCGAAAATCAAACTAAAGTTAAACGTTTACCTAAGCTTATGGTTAAAGCACACAGAAATAATCTCAAATTTACAATATACTATGGAGCGCCGTACACTAAACACCCTACATTCGTGTATGAGTTTGAAACACAAATATACAATGGAAATCAAACATTAGAGTTTGCCTTTTCAAAACTTGATAATAATATGAAGAAAatgaatattgaaataatagcgCTACCATTTGACGATGATATATTCAACATTATTCCGGCCGGAATTTTAAAACAATTGTGTAACCGTGtacttaaaaatattaaaattttaatttttaaaccaGCAAAGTTCATTAGTGATCCTTGCGAAATACAAAGAATTCTGAGGGAAAACCATGAAACACCACTCGGAGGACATAGTGGACAGCATCGACTGTACAGAAAACTTCGAGAATGGTATacatggaaaaatatgaaaaagacaattgcGCAATTCATAAGGGCCTGTGAATTGtgtaaaatcaataaaataacaaCACATACTAGAGAAAAATTAGTTATTACAACCTCACCTTCGAAACCTTTTGAAGTTGTCTCTATAGATACTATAGGACCACTTCcaaaaactattaaaaacaACAGATATGCTATTACCATACAATGTGAATTAACCAAATATATTACATTGATACCAATACAAACGTTATAGCAAAAGCCTTAGTAGAAAATTTTATCCTCATATATGGTACATTTTTGGAATTGAAATCAGACCAAGGGACTGAATATAAAAACGAAGTGCTAGAACAAATTTGCAAATTACtccaaattaaacaaacttttgcaACAGCATATCATCCACAGACTATGGGATCACTAGAGCGAAATCACAGATGTCTCAATGAGTATCTGAGATCCTTTGCCAGTGAACACCATACAGACTGGGatgattggcttcaattttatgCTTTTAACTATAACTCAACACCTCATTCAGGACATGGATTTACTCCATATGAATTAGTATTTGGAACAAAACCAATAACACCAAATTTACAATGTTTACAAACAGGAAGAATTGAtccaatatataattttgaactATACAGCAAAGAATTGAAATACAAACTACAAAAATCACATGAATTAGCGAAACAAGAActtatgaaacaaaaatttaaacgaAAAGAAGCAATTGataaaacagcaaatccaattgatGTAAATCTAGGAGATACAGTTTATTTAGAAATCAACAACAGACGAAAATTAGATTCATTTTACAACGGACCATATGTAGTAAAAGAAATAGAAGAAccaaattgtgaaataatacATCAAATATCACAACAAGCATTTAGAGTACATAAAAATAGGCtaataaaaatttaagaaattgtgttataaaaaaatgaaagatggcaataaataattaaaaattatattgtaaaatatattaaataaaaagaattttttttttgtaagagtGTCTGAAGcaatctttgatttttttttccagaggCATTGTTAATGCTTTTGAATGTTTCCACTATGTTACATCATTCACCTAAAGGGGGATGATGTACTATAACTATTTTCGATGATGTATTCTAACTATTTTAAATTCCAATCTCTCTCAAGAGATCCAATCTTCAAATCCTTTCAATAAGAAATTCAACCCATTTTTCAACGTCACATATTTCAAAACCCGTTAGCTTACTCATTTGTATACTTCCGCAAATGGCATAATAAAAATAACGAAGCGACAGTAACATACATGTTTACTGTGTCGCCCAAATATTGAAACTTCAACCAGAACACTTGTGTTTACAAGCGTTACTAGGTCAACTCATTTCCGCGTGCGCAGCAAACTTCATAGAACGCTCAGCGCATTTTGCAAgcatgttttcatttatttatgggAACACACAGAGCCGTTCAAGCAGGACACGATCTAATAAATATTATTCTCAATCTAGACATTACCAACcaggaaataataaaaattcaaaattccatTACATTATCAAAGTTAGGGATTGTTAATAACAGAATGATTACATCAAAAGAGACAGAATTCATGATTCAAATTCTTAGTTATCAAGGTATACCAACCGAATTGATAGACGAGACACTCGGGTTCGCAAGCGTCACCATAGGCACCGATGGACAAACCATACTTTACATCATCAACATTCCAAATCTCAGCAATTCAACATATCAGCATCTGAAAATCGTTCCTATAATAACAGATTCACTGCGTATAAAACTGGAAAGAGATGAATATCTCTACGGTAACGACAAGCTTTTCCTGAAAACCGACCATTGTTCAAGATTAGGCAACTGGAGCCTTTGCAATCACAACAGTTTGAAAGATGTTTCCTCAGACGAATGTATATCCAATATAATAATTGGTCACGACAGCAAGTGCACTTACGAGAATATCGTGCATTAACAATAGTAACGGAAATGAGTCCCacaatattattattgaatcaagtgaatgatttatttcacaACACGAGCGGAGTCTCCAATCGACGATTAATTGGATCATTCTTAATTACATACCAAAATTGTTCCGTTTCGATACGAAACATGACATTTACAAATCAAATCACAGAAACGGTTGAGCATCCAATCTTCTCGCTTTCAACGGGACTAAATGTTGTCAAGCGGCAAACAGAACAGCAAGCCGacattcattgaaaaaacttcATCACAAAAAACCTGGAACTGAAACTCACAACAGTTACACACCATTGGACAATAATCGGGGGATTTTCATTTACAACTTCTATGATCATAATCTTTGTCATCTACATTCTTCTCAAGTTTAGAACGCAATCAGCTGAAGCAACAAACAACCCAGAAAAGTCAACCATAGACAATCATTCCGCTGACCCCGCACCAGTACATTTCTACCAACCACCATCACTAAGAATCTGACCGTTGAACCAGGAATTTCAACACTAGGGGAGGAGCAGTTACCACCCAGGCACGGTATACCGATAGCGGGGAACATCGCGACCCAGTGCACCGAGTCGCTAACACATTTTCTGCAACCATCAGCATAAGTAAcaaatatatcaaaaaacatGGTGTAAGCATATTTTAGGCCCAGCCATGAAAACAGTGTTCAATGAAAGAAATAATAAATCAGTTCACATTTCGACTCCGTTCAGGACGGCtcagcttttttaaaaattcatccgAACGTCACGTAACATAATTTGGGAAGTCAAACCAAGAAGACAATTACAGATCAACACCAAATCAAAAGTCATAAGAAAGACTTAAAGAGAATATTGAAACCATATACCATCTATAATTATGTCATTCCAGATTGTGTCTCGCGACGATGGGGCAAGCAGACTTACGAATACATGATTTGAGACAAAATCCTGTAGTAATTCTTCCATTAGGACCAGCAAAGATTAGTCACAATTATTTGAGTATTGACCATCCCATTGAGTTAGACCCCATCGAAGAAGTTGTAAATCACCTTTTCACAAAAGTTCAAGTAATTGTAACGCAAGATCAAATATTAAGTCCCATGTTAAAAGCAAAAATAGAGGAAGTTATGTTAACGTTCAAAAAGCTTAGTCCAAAGAACAATATAACAAAACGATGGGATAGTTTAGGTAAGGCCTGGAAATACATTTCTGGGAGTCCTGACGCTGACGATGTAAGAGCAATCAATTCGACAATCAACAGTACtgtcaaagaagaaaataagcaaattgaaataaatacagGAATAGATTCTAGAATTAGGAATACAACTAGAGCAATTAACGTTCTGATATCCAATCAGGGGAACCTGACATCGAAGATCAACGAAGGATTCAATTCAGTCAACTTGCTGTACAACATAGGCGTGCTAACGCAGCAAATCGAAACCATCGAGGAAGCAATAACTTTGGCCCGCTTCAACATTCCTAGCAGTCGTTTAATCAGCCTTACCGAACTAACCGTTGCACGAAATTTCCTAAGAAATCAAGGACTCGACGTGACTATGGCAGAGCAAGTATTGGAAATCGCAAAATCGTATGTCGTTACCATTAAAAACTCGATTAAATACACTCTGAGGATCCCAATGCTAGTAAACGAAATCTTTAGCCTTTATCAAgtcgaatcagtcatttcaaaCGGAACTAGGATTCACCTTCAATATAACTATCATTTGAACGGAACAACCTCATACTCTTCGAAAACCATTCACCCCAACCACCGGGTTGAAGGTAAACGCAACTAACATATTAGATCGTATTCCTTTGGAATATTTACAGATACTACATATGGCCATATCCAACAGTTGAACTTGACTACCGAGAGTACCCACGGCAAGATAAAGTTTCTACATTGGCTATCCTTCGGTTCAATATCGCTAACATCGCTCTTGGCAATCGGAATTATCGTCGTATGGATCATCAAAATATTATCCCGACGAAAGGCAACAATAATCATCAAAGAGGACCATTAAGAGAAGACAAGCGAGACTAAGAATTCCATCAGAGGCTGTCGATAGGTTCCAAGGACGACTCTTACCCCAGCTTACCCCATACGAAAATTGCGAAAGTCGAGGACGACTTTCAATCTAAGAGGGAAGCTGTTAGTCATGTTGCTATGTGCATAACGCCACCAGGTGCACATCAGGTGACAAGCCGCGCCGTCAGCAGAAGCAAATAATAAAAGAGCCGCGAACACGAGGTTCGACCTCTTTTTCCGATCGCAAGTCAAAGTGTAAGCAGGTAGAATTTACGTTTAGTAAGTTGTAAACTTACTAAACTTAAATTCTACCTGCTTACactcttaaaattgcattactcatcAAGATTTTCAGGGTGccgttttttgacgaaaaaattgttttcctagatgacactagatctcgacgtttcatgcaattttaaaacatttggcataaaaaaatcgaaaacccctATTTCCCTATCCACACGGACTCGTATATAGCATCCATGCGCCATGCTTTCGAGTATCTTCGGCAAACAGCTGAGTATTGACATTGATCGGTAGTTGCTTACATCGTGGATCACTGTCTTAGTATATCagcaaatattcacgagtaacgaatatgattttatttcagtgtaaattactttttttcagcttgaaaaaccctgccctcattatattgatgacaataacaaacgagttcattctgttcatatcgctgatgcatgaacaaatttgctataatcaatgaatgcggcattgagtggggttcataaagtcaaacttcaaaaataaaaaaaaacagtcaggctgaaccatttagagaacaaaaacgccagagttcgatgaaacgaactttgcaagaaatcgcgcaggattttgtttggcaagacggtaacaacggcataaataaaaaccagccGCACACAGCTGCCtagggttaaaagtaaacaacagctgatattcatttggctaaaatgaaattcaattctggcaccttga
Protein-coding sequences here:
- the LOC129761459 gene encoding uncharacterized protein LOC129761459, with translation MTTPQPVPTNTSFDIKQATAIVPMYDGSAGNLEAFIDAINLLEEAFTKAEHMGTAVKFIKTRLTNKARSGLPSDLNSLQAIAANIKERCKSYEKPESLIAKLKQIKKKASTVDFCEEVENLILKLKSLYLEQKVPEDVANNMATRVGLCLATMGQADLRIHDLRQNPVVILPLGPAKISHNYLSIDHPIELDPIEEVVNHLFTKVQVIVTQDQILSPMLKAKIEEVMLTFKKLSPKNNITKRWDSLGKAWKYISGSPDADDVRAINSTINSTVKEENKQIEINTGIDSRIRNTTRAINVLISNQGNLTSKINEGFNSVNLLYNIGVLTQQIETIEEAITLARFNIPSSRLISLTELTVARNFLRNQGLDVTMAEQVLEIAKSYVVTIKNSIKYTLRIPMLVNEIFSLYQVESVISNGTRIHLQYNYHLNGTTSYSSKTIHPNHRVEVELDYREYPRQDKVSTLAILRFNIANIALGNRNYRRMDHQNIIPTKGNNNHQRGPLREDKRD